One window of the Octopus sinensis linkage group LG3, ASM634580v1, whole genome shotgun sequence genome contains the following:
- the LOC118762478 gene encoding histone H1-delta-like, with the protein MPDTEAAAETAAAPPATPAKTKKAVKAKARTTKSHPKYKEMIAEAITALHERTGSSRQAIIKYIKANFNLGGGDKVIANNVKQSLKMRISSGDIVQTKGVGASGSFKLVAAGKSKAKATKSKTKKAKVKKPAAKTVKKTPKKSPKPKKTVKAKKVVKAKKPAKKTAKPKKAPAKKKVAKKPASKPKKAKK; encoded by the coding sequence ATGCCGGACACTGAAGCTGCTGCTGAGACTGCTGCTGCCCCGCCAGCTACTCCAGCTAAGACGAAGAAAGCTGTAAAAGCGAAAGCTAGAACTACTAAAAGTCATCCTAAATACAAGGAAATGATAGCCGAAGCAATAACTGCACTCCATGAACGAACGGGCAGTTCTCGCCAAGCTATAATCAAGTATATTAAAGCCAACTTCAATCTCGGAGGTGGCGATAAAGTTATTGCTAACAACGTAAAGCAATCATTGAAGATGAGAATTTCCTCTGGCGATATTGTCCAGACAAAGGGTGTTGGAGCATCGGGATCTTTCAAGTTGGTTGCTGCAGGTAAATCTAAGGCGAAAGCTACCAAGTCTAAAACCAAGAAAGCTAAGGTGAAGAAGCCTGCTGCTAAGACAGTAAAAAAGACACCCAAAAAATCTCCTAAACCTAAGAAAACTGTTAAAGCGAAGAAAGTTGTAAAGGCAAAGAAACCCGCCAAGAAAACTGCTAAGCCTAAAAAGGCCCCTGCCAAGAAGAAGGTTGCTAAAAAACCAGCCAGCAAACCAAAGAAGGCTAAGAAGTAA